A stretch of Pseudomonas sp. 7SR1 DNA encodes these proteins:
- a CDS encoding response regulator, translating to MARKQVLRALPADWPVSITEASHGRQAMDAIRQGLGQVVLLDLTMPEMDGYQVLSALRAEGLKAQVIVISGDIQEEAVRRVHELGALAFLKKPFDENELRQTLSRLGLLNGPGLVSSQNRSAANTAINFHDAFRETVNVAIGRAAALIARVLGVFVQLPVPNVNILEVGELHMALADAGSSQQLTAICQGFIGSGIAGEALLIFHDSEIADIAQLMQRQSADYSDLEMLLDLSSVLIGACLSSIAEQIDVVFSQGHPQVLGQHAAIEELIRVNRTHWKKTLAVEISYGLEGHDIRFDLLLLFTEDSIERLTHKLAYLMS from the coding sequence ATGGCCCGTAAGCAGGTTCTACGGGCATTACCGGCGGACTGGCCCGTCTCCATCACCGAGGCCAGCCATGGACGCCAGGCGATGGACGCCATACGCCAGGGGCTGGGCCAGGTGGTATTGCTTGACCTGACCATGCCGGAAATGGACGGTTATCAAGTACTGAGCGCCTTGCGCGCCGAGGGACTGAAGGCCCAGGTCATCGTGATTTCCGGCGACATCCAGGAAGAAGCGGTGCGCCGCGTACATGAACTGGGCGCCCTTGCCTTTCTGAAAAAACCCTTCGACGAAAACGAGCTGCGCCAGACCCTCAGTCGCCTGGGCCTGCTGAACGGCCCCGGCCTGGTGTCGTCGCAGAATCGTTCGGCCGCCAATACCGCCATCAATTTTCACGATGCCTTTCGCGAAACGGTCAACGTGGCCATTGGTCGCGCCGCCGCGCTGATCGCCAGGGTGCTGGGGGTCTTCGTGCAGTTGCCGGTGCCGAACGTGAATATCCTGGAAGTGGGCGAGCTGCACATGGCGCTGGCCGACGCCGGCAGCTCCCAGCAACTGACCGCCATCTGCCAGGGGTTCATCGGCAGTGGCATCGCCGGCGAAGCATTGCTGATATTCCACGATTCGGAAATCGCCGATATCGCCCAGTTGATGCAGCGCCAGAGCGCCGACTACTCGGACCTGGAAATGCTACTGGACCTTTCCAGCGTGCTGATCGGTGCATGCCTGAGCAGCATCGCCGAGCAGATCGATGTGGTGTTTTCCCAAGGCCACCCACAAGTGCTCGGTCAGCACGCCGCCATCGAGGAGCTCATCCGGGTCAACCGCACCCACTGGAAAAAGACCCTGGCGGTGGAAATCAGCTACGGCCTGGAAGGCCACGACATTCGCTTCGACCTGCTGTTGCTGTTCACGGAAGACTCCATCGAGCGGCTGACCCACAAACTCGCCTACTTGATGAGCTGA
- a CDS encoding SDR family oxidoreductase, whose product MADYPFPPFPKQSQPVPGTQRKMDPYPDCGEQSYTGSGRLANKIALITGADSGIGRAVAIAFAREGADVAIAYLDEHEDARETARWVEQAGRQCLLLPGDLADKAQCRKTVDETVARFGHIDILINNAAFQMTHENLEDIPDEEWVRTFDINITAMFRICQAAVPHMKAGGSIINTSSVNSDMPKPTLLAYATTKGAIANFTGGLAQMLGPKGIRVNSVAPGPIWTPLIVATMPEQEVQNFGSQTPLGRPGQPVEVAPIYVLLASDESSYISGSRYGITGGKPML is encoded by the coding sequence ATGGCCGACTACCCTTTCCCACCTTTTCCGAAACAGAGCCAACCGGTACCCGGTACACAGCGCAAGATGGATCCGTACCCGGACTGCGGCGAACAGAGCTACACCGGCTCCGGGCGCCTGGCCAACAAGATTGCCCTGATCACCGGAGCCGACAGCGGCATCGGTCGCGCCGTGGCGATTGCCTTCGCCCGGGAAGGCGCGGACGTGGCCATCGCCTACCTGGACGAACACGAAGACGCCAGGGAGACCGCCCGCTGGGTCGAACAGGCCGGCCGCCAATGCCTGTTGCTGCCAGGGGACCTCGCGGACAAGGCGCAATGTCGCAAGACGGTTGACGAGACCGTGGCCCGCTTCGGGCATATCGACATCCTGATCAACAACGCCGCCTTCCAGATGACCCACGAGAACCTGGAAGACATTCCAGATGAAGAATGGGTTCGCACCTTCGATATCAACATCACCGCGATGTTCAGGATCTGCCAGGCAGCCGTGCCGCACATGAAGGCCGGTGGCTCGATCATCAATACCAGTTCGGTCAACTCCGACATGCCCAAGCCGACCTTGCTGGCCTACGCCACGACCAAGGGCGCCATCGCCAACTTCACCGGTGGCCTGGCACAGATGCTCGGCCCCAAGGGCATCCGTGTGAACAGCGTGGCGCCAGGGCCGATCTGGACGCCGCTGATCGTGGCGACCATGCCCGAGCAAGAGGTGCAGAATTTCGGCTCCCAGACACCCCTGGGCCGTCCGGGCCAGCCGGTGGAAGTGGCGCCGATCTATGTACTGCTGGCATCGGATGAGTCCAGCTATATTTCCGGGTCCCGCTATGGCATTACCGGCGGCAAACCGATGCTCTGA
- a CDS encoding Yip1 family protein yields the protein MSAPLVKLFTHPEFAWKDIREQEQAHPSHYLGHLLLLALIPTVCLFIGTTWTGWSLAENETVRLNSASALQLCVLLYLTIVAGVVLMGAFIRWMSRTFEARPTLNQCIGFAAYTATPYFLAGLMGLYPNRWLAAIVLLAASAYATFLLFVGLPRFMNLKKEQGLLYSASVWGVGLLVLVTILVEMILFWFNVLQPEYLRFPAG from the coding sequence ATGTCAGCACCCCTCGTCAAGCTGTTCACCCATCCCGAGTTCGCCTGGAAAGACATCCGCGAACAGGAACAGGCTCATCCGAGCCATTACCTCGGCCACCTGCTGCTGTTGGCCCTGATCCCTACGGTGTGCCTGTTCATCGGCACCACCTGGACCGGCTGGAGCCTGGCCGAGAACGAAACCGTACGCCTCAACAGTGCCAGCGCCTTGCAGCTGTGCGTGCTGCTGTACCTGACCATCGTGGCGGGCGTGGTGCTCATGGGCGCGTTCATCCGCTGGATGTCGCGTACTTTCGAGGCCCGTCCCACGCTCAACCAATGCATCGGGTTTGCGGCCTATACCGCCACGCCCTACTTTCTCGCCGGTCTGATGGGCCTCTACCCCAACCGTTGGCTGGCGGCCATTGTACTGTTGGCGGCGTCGGCCTACGCGACCTTCCTGTTGTTCGTTGGCCTGCCCAGGTTCATGAACCTGAAGAAGGAGCAAGGCCTGCTGTATTCGGCCAGTGTCTGGGGCGTGGGGCTGCTGGTCCTGGTGACCATCCTGGTGGAAATGATCCTGTTCTGGTTCAACGTGCTGCAGCCTGAGTACCTGCGCTTCCCGGCGGGCTGA
- a CDS encoding CinA family protein → MTVAHSLVAYLRDHNLRLTTAESCTAGQIVTLLAEVPGSGSLIESGYVVYSPEAKQRLLGVNPRTIDTFNLTSREVAEEMALGALHDANANVSVATTGILGPDDMDGIPAGTVCFAWAFDIQGQRALFSRQERFFGTRSQVQLWAAEHALLQLRHFHQRALAGERR, encoded by the coding sequence ATGACTGTCGCTCATTCACTGGTTGCTTATCTGCGTGACCACAACCTGCGCCTGACCACTGCCGAATCCTGTACCGCCGGCCAGATCGTCACGCTGCTGGCCGAGGTGCCGGGCAGCGGTTCGTTGATCGAAAGCGGCTATGTGGTCTATTCCCCCGAGGCGAAACAACGGCTGCTGGGGGTCAACCCCCGCACCATCGATACCTTCAACCTCACCAGTCGCGAAGTAGCCGAGGAAATGGCCTTAGGCGCCTTGCATGACGCCAATGCCAATGTTTCGGTCGCCACCACAGGCATCCTCGGCCCAGACGACATGGACGGGATTCCCGCCGGCACCGTATGTTTTGCCTGGGCCTTCGATATCCAGGGCCAACGGGCGCTGTTCAGTCGCCAGGAGCGTTTTTTCGGTACGCGCAGCCAGGTCCAGCTATGGGCTGCCGAGCATGCGCTCCTGCAGTTGCGACACTTCCACCAGCGCGCCTTGGCGGGAGAGCGCAGGTAG
- a CDS encoding diguanylate cyclase domain-containing protein has product MSFLSFRSLRARFAVVVALVVLVLSGIFGTVIGDSSVSRLKEQTGLQLSEYAYSMIDRLDRDMNSRSKALTVLSKLEALRDSADRAQAQALLNHLSDQFPSYSWIGLTDARGTVVASTDSLLEGVDISHRPVFTNGRDSTFVGDVHEAVMLAKLLPNPSGEAMKFVDISMPVRDESGHFMGVLATHLSWEWAAEVGRSLFVPLQKRLPGLEFLVLSKDGTVLLGPRDMIGKPIGLKLDDAKSSWSVERWPDGNLYVAGSAQSVGVDEYAGLGWTVVTRQPAEVAFAQAHEVRKEIFIWGVILSLLFAVIGWVVAGIVTGPVNAIADAAARLSEGADVSIPLLKGSREVETLSAAIRHLVDSLTRKRGQLAVVEGIAYRDVVTGLPNRAALDKYVQAVRSEAGASPDFGVLCVDLDGFKPVNDRFGHAVGDALLREVGIRLMTAVREGDIAVRHGGDEFVLLLRVRTADPLASMQGAAERIIAKLAEPVVLDGEAIGIGCSIGGALWTTGAFTEALAQADEALYQAKRAGKSQAKFHGTMLAPTTKAEA; this is encoded by the coding sequence ATGTCTTTCCTGTCATTTCGTAGCTTGCGCGCGCGATTCGCCGTCGTCGTCGCCCTGGTCGTGCTGGTGCTCAGCGGCATATTCGGCACCGTCATTGGCGACTCATCCGTATCCCGGCTCAAGGAACAGACCGGTCTCCAGCTGAGCGAATACGCCTATTCCATGATCGATCGCCTTGATCGCGATATGAATAGCCGTTCGAAGGCCCTCACCGTCCTGAGCAAGCTGGAGGCGTTGCGCGACTCCGCAGACCGCGCCCAAGCGCAGGCGCTGCTCAATCACCTGAGCGACCAGTTTCCCAGTTATTCCTGGATCGGGCTGACCGATGCCCGAGGCACGGTCGTGGCATCCACCGACAGCCTGCTCGAAGGCGTCGACATCTCCCATCGGCCGGTCTTCACCAATGGACGGGACAGTACCTTCGTCGGCGACGTGCATGAAGCCGTGATGCTGGCGAAGCTGCTTCCCAACCCTTCCGGCGAAGCCATGAAGTTTGTCGATATCAGCATGCCGGTCCGGGACGAAAGCGGGCATTTCATGGGCGTGCTCGCGACGCATCTCTCCTGGGAGTGGGCCGCCGAGGTGGGGCGCTCGCTCTTTGTGCCGCTGCAGAAGCGCCTCCCTGGCCTGGAGTTCCTGGTCCTGAGCAAGGACGGCACGGTGTTGCTGGGCCCTCGGGACATGATCGGCAAGCCCATCGGCCTGAAACTCGATGACGCCAAGTCCAGCTGGTCGGTGGAACGCTGGCCGGACGGCAACCTGTACGTGGCAGGCTCTGCCCAGAGCGTCGGAGTCGACGAATACGCGGGCCTGGGCTGGACGGTGGTGACTCGGCAGCCCGCCGAGGTCGCCTTTGCCCAAGCCCATGAAGTGCGCAAGGAAATCTTCATATGGGGGGTGATCCTGTCCTTGCTGTTCGCCGTGATCGGCTGGGTGGTGGCCGGCATCGTCACGGGGCCGGTGAACGCAATCGCCGATGCCGCCGCTCGCCTGTCCGAAGGTGCCGATGTGAGCATCCCATTGCTCAAGGGCAGCCGGGAAGTCGAAACCCTCAGCGCGGCGATCCGTCACCTGGTCGACAGCCTGACGCGCAAAAGAGGCCAATTGGCCGTCGTCGAAGGCATTGCCTATCGCGACGTGGTTACCGGGCTGCCGAACCGGGCGGCCCTCGACAAGTACGTCCAGGCTGTACGCAGCGAGGCTGGGGCATCGCCTGACTTCGGCGTCCTGTGCGTGGACCTGGACGGATTCAAGCCGGTCAATGACCGCTTCGGCCATGCCGTTGGCGATGCGCTGTTGCGGGAAGTCGGCATCCGGCTCATGACGGCCGTACGCGAAGGCGATATCGCCGTCCGCCATGGCGGGGATGAGTTCGTGCTCCTGCTGCGCGTGCGCACGGCAGACCCCTTGGCCAGCATGCAAGGCGCCGCCGAACGGATCATCGCGAAGCTGGCCGAACCGGTGGTCCTGGACGGGGAAGCCATCGGCATCGGTTGCAGCATTGGCGGAGCATTGTGGACCACCGGCGCGTTCACCGAGGCCTTGGCCCAGGCCGACGAGGCCCTCTACCAGGCCAAGCGGGCGGGCAAGTCGCAGGCGAAGTTCCATGGAACCATGCTCGCGCCGACGACAAAAGCCGAGGCCTGA
- a CDS encoding sensor domain-containing diguanylate cyclase: MNNPVDLNEFHWLLAIVQSIDVGVVVLDRDYRVQVWNTFMENRSGIQPKDAHNQHFFSLFPEVDRQWFSRKVESVAALGTPAFTVWEQRPYLVRFKSYQPITGQEEYMFQNTTLLPLRSPDSKINHICLVIYDVTDVATNRHQLQAANAQLQKLSSTDRLTGLYNRGHWEESLKAAFARYQRYGNTSSLVMFDIDHFKRINDTYGHPAGDKVIEQIAAMVREHVRDSDIAGRYGGEEFGVVLSDTDKVGAGMFAERLRKAVEEMDVPYGEQVIRFTISLGVAELNQPLNSHADLIARADQALYTSKKTGRNRVTVYE; this comes from the coding sequence ATGAACAATCCTGTCGATCTGAACGAATTCCACTGGTTGCTGGCGATTGTCCAGAGCATCGATGTCGGCGTGGTGGTGCTCGACCGCGACTACCGGGTGCAAGTGTGGAACACCTTCATGGAGAACCGTTCCGGGATACAACCCAAGGACGCCCACAACCAGCATTTCTTCAGCCTGTTTCCTGAAGTCGACCGTCAATGGTTCAGTCGCAAGGTCGAAAGCGTCGCCGCCCTGGGCACGCCAGCGTTCACGGTCTGGGAGCAACGTCCATACCTGGTGCGGTTCAAGAGCTACCAGCCGATCACCGGCCAGGAAGAGTACATGTTCCAGAACACCACGTTGCTGCCCCTGCGCTCGCCCGACAGCAAGATCAACCACATCTGCCTGGTGATCTACGATGTCACGGACGTCGCCACCAACCGTCATCAGCTCCAGGCCGCCAACGCGCAACTGCAGAAGCTCTCCAGCACCGACCGGCTGACCGGGCTGTACAACCGCGGCCACTGGGAAGAAAGCCTGAAAGCCGCCTTTGCCCGCTACCAGCGCTATGGCAACACTTCCAGCCTGGTGATGTTCGACATCGATCATTTCAAGCGGATCAACGACACCTACGGGCACCCGGCGGGCGACAAGGTGATCGAACAGATCGCCGCGATGGTTCGCGAGCACGTGCGTGATTCGGACATTGCCGGGCGCTATGGTGGTGAAGAATTCGGCGTGGTGCTCTCGGACACCGACAAGGTCGGCGCCGGGATGTTCGCCGAACGCCTGCGCAAGGCCGTCGAGGAAATGGACGTGCCTTACGGTGAGCAGGTCATCCGTTTCACCATCAGCCTCGGGGTGGCCGAGCTCAACCAGCCGCTGAACAGCCACGCCGACCTGATCGCCCGGGCCGACCAGGCCTTGTATACCTCCAAGAAGACCGGGCGCAACCGGGTGACAGTGTACGAGTGA
- a CDS encoding DUF421 domain-containing protein: protein MDSVLRAAVMYLALMVLFKIAGRRSLADITTFDFVLLMIIGEATQQALLGDDFSLTNALMVIVTLIAIDVGLSLLKQRSSWVSRLIDGGPTVIVEDGRLLRGRMRHARLIEEDIMEAARSSQGIETLAQIKFAIIERNGKISVIPKEPS from the coding sequence ATGGATTCGGTGCTGCGGGCCGCTGTGATGTACCTGGCATTGATGGTGCTGTTCAAGATCGCCGGCCGTCGTTCCCTGGCGGACATCACCACTTTCGACTTCGTGCTGCTGATGATCATTGGCGAGGCGACCCAGCAGGCCCTGCTGGGGGATGACTTCTCGTTGACCAATGCGCTGATGGTGATCGTGACGCTGATCGCCATCGACGTGGGGCTGTCGCTGCTCAAGCAGCGTTCCAGTTGGGTGTCACGGCTGATCGATGGCGGACCGACCGTGATCGTCGAGGATGGCCGGCTCCTGCGGGGGCGCATGCGGCATGCGCGGTTGATAGAGGAAGACATCATGGAAGCGGCGCGTTCGAGCCAGGGCATCGAGACCCTGGCGCAGATCAAGTTCGCGATCATCGAGCGCAACGGGAAAATATCGGTGATCCCCAAGGAGCCGTCCTGA
- the ligD gene encoding DNA ligase D, whose translation MASKTLDDYNRMRDFAATPEPAAKRSRRAKKAAHALQFCIQKHDATRLHYDFRLELDGALKSWAVPKGPSLDPKAKRLAVHVEDHPLDYATFEGSIPEGHYGAGDVIVWDRGVWIPQGDPHEAYEKGRLKFELQGEKLAGLWNLVRTHMPGKQEQWFLIKHQDEAARPQSEYDVVQAEPDSVLSDRTIIPKRRGKAAAAKAVKQPEKASPQKSSKKASGTTLSGAVPGPIPKTLKPELATLVQSAPDGEWLYEIKFDGYRVMARIEDGDVRLITRNGHDWTHKLPRQAEALAGLGLESAWLDGEMVVANEDGVPDFQALQNAFDAGSSGKIAYYLFDLPYLNGMDLRKVPVQERRAALAAVLERNRDPLLHFSDAFEETPEALLNSACQMRMEGLIGKRMGSAYVSRRSNDWIKLKCKNRQEFVVVGFSEPKGARSAFGALLLGLHDADSGELRYAGKVGTGFNETTLKSIYQQLLPLETKKAAVVNPPTGYEAKGVHWLEPSLLAEVAFAEMTKEGSVRHAVFHGLRNDKPAKDITQEKARPVKKSADTKKAKAAEAQSAPARAPDKPKAKGKAKASAAQGMEGKVRITHPDRIIDATSGTTKLQLAEYYASVAEFILPELAERPVALVRAPDGIAGELFFQKNAERLAIPGITSLDKSVTGHPVMIINNPEALIGAVQMSTVELHTWNATTVDLDKPDRFVLDLDPDPALPWKSMVEATQLTLSVLDELGLKAFLKTSGGKGIHVVVPLTRKAGWDEVKGFSHAIVSHMAKLLPDRFSAVSGPKNRVGRIFIDYLRNGLGATTICAYAARTREGLPVSVPIYREEVAELKGANLWNIHNVHERLAEVGHEPWTELRKTRQSITADMRRRIGMKKAGK comes from the coding sequence ATGGCCAGCAAGACCCTCGACGACTACAACCGCATGCGCGATTTCGCCGCCACCCCGGAGCCGGCGGCGAAGCGCTCGCGTCGAGCGAAGAAGGCGGCCCACGCCCTGCAGTTCTGTATCCAGAAGCACGACGCCACGCGCCTGCATTACGACTTCCGGCTTGAACTGGACGGTGCGCTCAAGAGCTGGGCGGTGCCCAAGGGCCCGTCCCTGGACCCCAAGGCCAAGCGCCTGGCGGTGCATGTCGAAGACCACCCGCTGGACTATGCGACGTTCGAGGGCAGCATTCCGGAAGGGCACTACGGTGCTGGCGATGTCATTGTCTGGGATCGGGGCGTATGGATTCCCCAGGGCGATCCCCACGAGGCCTACGAAAAGGGCCGACTCAAGTTCGAGTTGCAAGGCGAGAAGCTCGCCGGCCTGTGGAACCTGGTGCGCACTCACATGCCCGGCAAGCAGGAGCAGTGGTTCTTGATCAAGCATCAGGACGAAGCGGCCCGCCCGCAAAGCGAATACGACGTGGTGCAGGCCGAGCCCGACAGCGTGCTCAGCGACCGTACCATCATACCCAAGCGCCGTGGCAAGGCCGCCGCTGCCAAGGCCGTGAAACAGCCGGAAAAAGCCTCCCCGCAAAAGTCGTCGAAAAAAGCTTCCGGTACCACTCTCAGTGGCGCGGTTCCGGGGCCGATCCCGAAGACTCTCAAGCCGGAACTGGCGACGTTGGTGCAAAGCGCTCCCGACGGCGAATGGCTCTACGAGATCAAGTTCGACGGCTACCGGGTCATGGCCCGTATCGAAGACGGCGACGTTCGCCTGATCACCCGCAACGGCCATGACTGGACCCATAAATTGCCACGCCAGGCCGAGGCCCTGGCCGGGCTGGGGCTGGAGTCGGCCTGGCTCGATGGGGAAATGGTGGTGGCCAACGAGGATGGAGTACCGGACTTCCAGGCCCTGCAGAACGCCTTCGATGCGGGCAGCAGCGGCAAGATCGCCTATTACCTGTTCGACCTGCCTTATCTCAATGGCATGGACTTGCGCAAAGTGCCGGTGCAGGAGCGGCGCGCGGCGCTGGCGGCGGTGCTCGAACGCAATCGAGACCCGCTGCTGCACTTTTCCGATGCCTTCGAGGAAACGCCCGAAGCCCTGCTCAACAGCGCCTGCCAGATGCGCATGGAAGGGTTGATCGGCAAGCGAATGGGCAGCGCCTACGTGTCCCGGCGCAGCAACGACTGGATCAAGCTCAAGTGCAAGAATCGCCAGGAGTTCGTAGTGGTGGGCTTCAGCGAGCCCAAGGGTGCACGCAGTGCCTTCGGTGCGCTGCTGCTGGGGCTGCATGACGCCGACAGCGGTGAGTTGCGCTACGCCGGCAAAGTGGGCACGGGCTTTAACGAAACCACCCTCAAGAGCATCTACCAGCAGCTGTTGCCCCTTGAGACGAAAAAAGCCGCGGTGGTGAATCCGCCCACCGGCTACGAGGCCAAGGGCGTGCATTGGCTCGAACCCAGCTTGCTGGCCGAAGTGGCGTTCGCCGAAATGACCAAGGAAGGTTCGGTGCGACACGCGGTGTTCCATGGTTTGCGCAACGACAAACCGGCCAAGGACATCACCCAGGAGAAGGCCAGACCGGTGAAGAAATCAGCCGACACGAAGAAGGCCAAGGCTGCCGAGGCCCAGAGCGCTCCCGCTCGCGCGCCAGACAAACCCAAGGCGAAAGGCAAGGCCAAGGCGTCGGCAGCCCAGGGCATGGAGGGCAAGGTCCGCATCACCCACCCGGACCGGATCATCGACGCCACCAGCGGCACCACCAAGCTGCAGTTGGCCGAGTATTACGCCAGCGTCGCCGAATTCATCCTGCCGGAATTGGCCGAGCGTCCCGTGGCACTGGTGCGGGCGCCGGATGGCATCGCCGGCGAACTGTTTTTCCAGAAAAACGCCGAGCGCCTGGCCATTCCGGGCATCACGAGCCTGGACAAATCAGTCACCGGACACCCGGTGATGATCATCAACAATCCCGAAGCGTTGATCGGCGCGGTGCAGATGAGCACGGTGGAACTGCACACCTGGAACGCAACGACGGTGGACCTGGACAAGCCTGATCGCTTCGTCCTGGACCTTGACCCGGATCCGGCGCTGCCCTGGAAAAGCATGGTGGAGGCCACGCAGCTGACCCTGTCGGTGCTCGATGAGCTGGGCCTGAAGGCGTTTCTCAAGACCAGCGGCGGCAAAGGCATCCATGTGGTGGTGCCATTGACGCGCAAAGCGGGTTGGGACGAGGTGAAGGGCTTCAGCCACGCCATCGTCAGCCACATGGCGAAGTTGCTGCCGGACCGTTTCTCCGCGGTGTCCGGGCCGAAGAACCGGGTAGGGCGGATCTTCATCGATTACCTGCGCAACGGCCTCGGTGCCACCACCATCTGTGCCTACGCCGCCCGCACCCGGGAAGGGTTGCCGGTGTCCGTACCGATCTATCGCGAAGAGGTGGCCGAGCTCAAGGGGGCAAACCTGTGGAACATCCACAACGTTCACGAACGCCTCGCCGAGGTGGGTCATGAACCCTGGACCGAACTCAGGAAAACCCGCCAGAGCATCACCGCCGACATGCGTCGGCGGATCGGCATGAAGAAGGCGGGCAAATGA
- a CDS encoding MalY/PatB family protein, with protein sequence MTFDFDTVFDRHGTGSTKWSRYPADVLPMWVADMDFPAPPVVIDALRKRLEHPMLGYSVAQDNLRAAIVTDLWNKYAWRVEPQQIVFLPGVEPGFNMALHALVEADQNVVVQVPNYPPLRNAPGHWNLNKVELPFEPLDGQFHTPLAALRDALQGGGALLLSNPHNPLGKVFAREELEAVARTCLEQNAWIISDEIHAELCFDGRVHIPTASLSPAIAERTITLMSASKAFNIAGLKTSFAIIQDAKVRERVNNARAGMVDSVNAMGLEATRAAYSEAGPWLEALKAYLQANRDYLVDAVNTRLPGITMTVPQGTYLAWLDCSALGLDNPHAFFLDEARVGLSAGLDFGDDAGQFVRLNFGCPRALLEEGIARMERSLKARG encoded by the coding sequence ATGACTTTCGATTTCGACACAGTATTCGACCGCCACGGCACCGGCAGTACCAAGTGGAGTCGCTATCCGGCCGACGTGCTGCCGATGTGGGTGGCCGATATGGACTTCCCCGCCCCGCCGGTGGTCATCGATGCACTGCGCAAACGCCTGGAACATCCGATGCTGGGTTACAGCGTGGCCCAGGACAACCTGCGGGCGGCCATCGTGACGGATCTGTGGAATAAATATGCCTGGCGCGTGGAGCCCCAGCAGATCGTGTTCCTGCCGGGGGTCGAGCCGGGCTTCAACATGGCCCTGCACGCCCTGGTGGAGGCGGACCAGAACGTGGTGGTGCAGGTGCCCAACTATCCGCCGCTGCGCAATGCCCCGGGCCACTGGAACCTGAACAAGGTGGAGCTGCCGTTCGAGCCGCTCGACGGCCAATTCCATACGCCCCTGGCGGCACTGCGCGATGCCCTGCAAGGTGGCGGCGCACTGTTGCTGAGCAATCCCCACAACCCGTTGGGCAAGGTGTTCGCCCGGGAAGAACTCGAAGCCGTGGCGCGCACCTGCCTGGAGCAGAACGCCTGGATCATCTCCGACGAGATCCATGCCGAACTGTGTTTCGACGGCCGCGTGCACATTCCCACCGCGTCCCTGAGCCCGGCTATCGCCGAGCGCACCATCACCCTGATGTCGGCCAGCAAGGCCTTCAACATCGCCGGCTTGAAAACCTCGTTCGCCATTATCCAGGACGCCAAGGTCCGCGAACGGGTCAACAATGCCCGGGCAGGCATGGTGGACAGCGTCAACGCCATGGGTCTGGAGGCCACACGCGCCGCCTACAGCGAAGCGGGCCCCTGGCTCGAAGCCCTCAAGGCGTACCTGCAGGCCAACCGCGATTACCTGGTGGATGCGGTCAATACCCGGCTGCCCGGTATCACCATGACCGTTCCCCAAGGCACTTACCTGGCCTGGCTGGATTGTTCGGCGCTGGGATTGGACAATCCCCACGCGTTCTTCCTCGACGAGGCCAGGGTAGGCCTCAGCGCCGGGCTGGATTTCGGCGACGATGCCGGGCAATTCGTGCGCCTGAACTTCGGCTGTCCGCGGGCACTGCTGGAAGAAGGTATCGCCCGGATGGAGCGCAGCCTGAAAGCCAGGGGCTGA
- a CDS encoding VOC family protein → MFSHIQIGARDLPKMIAFYDAVLGCLGLVRMESEDDSGPPGEGWHQPGKRWPQVFVQLPFNGLPATWGNGMQVSFAADSPQTVRAAWELAIAMGGHDEGPPGLRPQYSQGYFGAYCRDPEGNKLCFVHTPDMHE, encoded by the coding sequence GTGTTCAGCCACATACAGATCGGCGCGCGCGACCTGCCGAAAATGATCGCGTTCTACGATGCAGTCCTTGGCTGCCTGGGGTTGGTGCGCATGGAAAGCGAGGACGATTCGGGCCCGCCGGGAGAAGGCTGGCATCAACCCGGAAAACGCTGGCCCCAGGTGTTCGTGCAGTTGCCGTTCAATGGCCTGCCCGCGACCTGGGGCAACGGCATGCAAGTCAGCTTCGCCGCCGACTCACCGCAGACCGTGCGCGCCGCCTGGGAGCTGGCCATCGCCATGGGTGGGCACGACGAAGGCCCACCGGGGCTGCGTCCGCAGTATTCGCAAGGATATTTCGGCGCGTATTGCCGGGACCCGGAAGGTAACAAGCTGTGCTTCGTGCACACCCCGGACATGCACGAATAG